One stretch of Lytechinus variegatus isolate NC3 chromosome 17, Lvar_3.0, whole genome shotgun sequence DNA includes these proteins:
- the LOC121430704 gene encoding acyl-protein thioesterase 1-like, translating into MSGLCASLVKLPSRIPSLVSFTSILFQIQPISSLLTNHQPIRNHRTSSPTYVQQNPASGVCSGFNCRREEGQSGNRPIRSRRNLNHPISNQYMCGNSYSSMAAPTIAPSAKHTATVIFLHGLGDTGHGWCQGFEEIKEPHIKYIFPNAPNAKVTLNFGMVMPSWFDIYSLTADGQEDTEGIKKASKNLLSLVEEEEKQGITADRIIIGGFSQGGGVSLYTAITDHRPYAGVLALSTWMPLHNTFKTEGVNKRSLPVIQCHGTADAVLSFKLGEMTHKFLKTQVNDPRFHKLSGIGHSSSMEEMNLVRDFIQKTLP; encoded by the exons ATGTCTGGTCTGTGTGCATCACTAGTAAAACTACCAAGTAGGATTCCATCCCTGGTTAGTTTCACATCAATCCTCTTTCAAATTCAGCCAATCAGCTCTCTCCTCACAAACCATCAACCAATCAGAAATCACCGTACATCAAGTCCTACTTATGTACAGCAGAATCCTGCCTCAGGTGTTTGTAGTGGATTTAATTGTAGGAGGGAGGAAGGTCAGTCTGGAAACCGTCCAATCAGATCAAGAAGGAATTTGAATCACCCAATCAGCAATCAGTACATGTGCGGTAATTCCTATTCAAGCATGGCAGCACCAACTATAGCCCCTTCAGCTAAACACACAGCTACG GTTATCTTTCTGCATGGACTTGGTGATACAGG GCATGGATGGTGTCAGGGCTTTGAAGAGATTAAAGAGCCACATATCAAATACATATTTCCTAATGC ACCAAATGCGAAAGTGACACTAAACTTTGGTATGGTTATGCCATCATGGTTTGATATCTACTCATTAACAGCTGATGGTCAAGAAGATACAGAAGGAATCAAAAAGGCATCTAAAAATT TATTAAGTCTggtagaagaagaggaaaaacaagGTATAACAGCAGATAGAATCATCATTGGAGGCTTCTCACAAGGTGGAGGTGTGTCACTCTACACAGCTATCACAGATCATAGACCATATGCAGGAGTATTAGCACTCAGTACATGGATGCCTCTACATAATACATTTAAA ACAGAGGGAGTGAATAAAAGATCTCTTCCCGTAATACAATGCCATGGAACCGCTGATGCCGttctttctttcaaacttgGCGAGATGACACATAAGTTCTTAAAGACCCAGGTCAACGATCCACGTTTCCATAAATTGTCTGGTATTGGGCATAGTTCAAGTATGGAG GAGATGAACCTTGTGCGTGATTTCATACAAAAGACCCTTCCGTAG